Part of the Solanum pennellii chromosome 10, SPENNV200 genome is shown below.
NNNNNNNNNNNNNNNNNNNNNNNNNNNNNNNNNNNNNNNNNNNNNNNNNNNNNNNNNNNNNNNNNNNNNNNNNNNNNNNNNNNNNNNNNNNNNNNNNNNNNNNNNNNNNNNNNNNNNNNNNNNNNNNNNNNNNNNNNNNNNNNNNNNNNNNNNNNNNNNNNNNNNNNNNNNNNNNNNNNNNNNNNNNNNNNNNNNNNNNNNNNNNNNNNNNNNNNNNNNNNNNNNNNNNNNNNNNNNNNNNNNNNNNNNNNNNNNNNNNNNNNNNNNNNNNNNNNNNNNNNNNNNNNNNNNNNNNNNNNNNNNNtggcccaaacctgttggaccaatttgcatacattgcgatagtcaagcagcaataggtagggcacggagcgttatgtacaacgggaagtctcgtcatatacgacgtaGACATAACACCataagacaactgctctctagtggaattatcacaattgactatgtaaagtcaagcgataatgtgtcagatccactaacgaaaggcctagtgagagaggcagttgaaagatcatctaagggaatgggtttacggcttaggacaagtcagcatgacggtaactctatctagcagactggagatcccaagagctagattcaaggagaaaaacaaagttgtggctgacggttcgacattgtcaattaactcaatccattctcatgatgaagacaatgttcaggaaaaggttaagactttaaggcttgttaatgaggtaataaagcttaaagtttttaatgatttgctaagtttggtagatttgatcaaatagtgtatctacgagatgacacggttaaaaatcacctatgtgagtgtgaagtggaagtcgcttcaaagagaattttatgtcaaaagcctattctctatacactcatgaaaccagtgttaggaccgaaaataagcaggtgtaaacgcggaagctagcaatgcaaacctcgaaagaccacgagtaagaagacaacgagaaatatatcaaaagacacaaagatttaacgtggttcggccAATCGACCTACgaccacaaaggagatgagcaatccactataaatatgagagtacaaaatacagagggaaacaacctcaaccaaatcactcggaatacatgggaggttcacacaagcgATAACGAATCAAGCTTGTGActcacaaattctccctctaaccaaaactctcaaagcccttaagactacattgtgaatgttgattaagttagaaggaacattcctctatttatagagtcctaaaccttttcctacaagaaaaagaattagtcaatccaaaactttttcctaaaaggaaaatctatttatggtaagaaatttaggacaaataaaacccaacaaccaggaggtgttcatggctgaaacgaacacaaccgtaagaatcataaacagtaaagggttaattgtgtgacatatggttgtctaggtatacaccaaagttcgacggtgcaaagatatcacatctgccgattgaccgagtatatccgacatatgttcactacagaaagtccaaggggaaacctacttatccaaatgcaattaatccttgcttgaaaagtacacaattgtccgtgcattcctatgttataactattccccatcaatgtgggggattgttgggtatgtagcaagaattgatgggaaatagagggaaggagaggaatttgaaaagcttagaacttgaaaggctgggaacttgaaaagtcctctaatgctttaatggaaaaaaggcaatagtccctcatcggtaatggaaatgaaaataggagagtttaaataaataaacactcctattaattgttaaaagggttggaaagagggacacccctcgcgccgtcgtcgtcgtcgctcgcttcggcttcggctacGGCTTCGGCTTCGTCTTTgacaaatgatcgatcgagagataattttttggacaaatttattttaattatttaattaattaattaaatggccaaaaattattttcaattaattagttgataacagaagttaaccgaaatgtttttaactttttaattaacccgacccgacttgGATCCCCgcgcgtgacccgttttaaattccgttatatttaaaaataaaaataaaaaattttcccgccatgactgttctgaaaggttgcaactttcgggaacagtcaataccatttgaaagtttgcaacctttcattaatggtcatgttaattctgaaagggtagcaacctttcagaatatattcttcttgcctataaataccattcagtcttcagaatatttgccaacgaattttctgatcttccttcttcttaaaaaatattatttcttcgtgtactttcctgctgtagattgattcgctgacagtagagtttttggtatctatactctactgattaagatcattttaccctgggaggttatattccaaatcaaacctcggatactagaggggaataatttccttaaggggacactgtgaattaagtggacttgattttcttcctaaattattaaaagagtATTCCAaattctggtaagtttttacagattcaattattttttacaaataaatttctgttcatcttacttactggttctaaaagtctcagttacttcgtgtttctgaatgatttattacaatcagtaatttctgattttgtaACACAGATAAACTACGCTGAAAATCAGGAAGAATAAACTTGTATAGAATCCTTAGCCATCTTGTCGTTCCTATAATGGGGCAATATCCCCTTATAGTTTGGTTGTGAGAAGGCTATTGAGATCCTATCTTTATCAGAGTTCAAATACCCAAAGACCCAAAAATGCTAGGTCATTACTTCTATTTAACTAAGCCTTCGGGAAAAAAGTTACCGGATACATTGCCAGTGAGAGGTAGCAGATATCAAGTAGAATTGTCAGAGGTATGCCTTGTTGACCCGGACACCatcattataaaagaaaaagaagaaaattttggTCTGGATTTTCAGTAAATTTGGAAAGACTGCAAATTAACATTCGAAACGAGACTGTTGAATTACCATAAACCATCATATAGCGAAGAACAAAGCAATTCTGGCGCATTAGTtgatttaaattcaattttacatGCGAGCTTAACCTGATTTCACCCGTGAAAGCTCCACCTTTGCCAGTCCAGCAATTCTGACCAGAAATCTCAATCCTATCAGTTAGTGAACTCTTCACTTGATCAATGTACAGAAAGGGAGGTGCAACAACCACATCTGCAAGTATCCAAGTAGAACATATTATTCTGTGATAGCAACTGATTCAGAATATAAAATCACTATATGAATGttataaactaataatatttcaGCAATCTTGACTGGTTGactgatgaagatgaagaaaatcAATATAATTGGTGGAGAGAGTCTTTTATCTATACACGGATATGATATCACAATGCCGAAACCCTTACGGTGCATACTCTGGAAGGACTGGGCTATCAGCACCAAACATTCATGAAACTTTGGACACGGACAATCCAATTAAAAATACTGGTATTACATCTTTATCGATACTACAGAGTGAATATTGGGAAGcaaagaaagaataaagagaatgagAGTACAGTAGGATGAACAACTGAATCATTTAAAATGCAACAGGCCCGCAAACAAGAAACAGAAAAAGGAATCCCCTAAACAGAAGCATCATCTTTTTTGTGCCTTTGTCATGCCTTTTGCAACACCACTTTGAGCAGGCTAATTAACATAAGTTTGCTTCTAAATCCAGTGGCCAGAACATTCAAAGATGACTTGCTTTTCCAAGATCTCTACGTCTAGGTTTGTAAAGGATAAGTATCAACAGGACATGTAGATATGGCCAGTGTCATGAACACTTCGATTGCAAATCTTCACAATTCTTATAAggtttctatatttttcattaatgcTTGCATAATCAACTTCATTCTCATTAAAACTGAATACCAGTATACCAAGACGAGGAAAGATATCATTTCAGATTTCAAATACAAGTATAAAACAAAGAGCACGGTGTCATCTGTGTGGCCTTGACACAAACGAGATATCATCCTAGATCAGCACTATGAAAGGGATATGCACAACAAACAATATTGAATGTAGGTGGCAAGTAGTAGTCAGCAAACTAGGGTCAAACAAAGTGGCAATTATAACAGGCTTACAAAGATTGCTCTGCgatcaaaatctgaaaaaaggGTAGAAAGTCATTGAGACAGCTTCATAGAAAGCTGGATATGCATATACAGCTTGAGGCAATAGAAAGTGAGCAATATTGAAGAACTCACCAACATCTGACTCGAGTTTCGCACTGTTCAGATCAGATACAAGCTTGCTTATGGAGTCCTTTGTTCCATTCTGCGAGAAATATTGACAAagttacaaaaacataaaaatcataggGAAATAAATGCCACCGCCCGTTATGAAAAAGAGGGGTTTCAAATTTCAATCGCATAACTTGACAAGAGGGCATAAGATGTACTTACACATTTCCAGTTGCCACCAACAAAGAACTGCAAACAAGAAGAAAACTGTAATCAGACATCCAATAGGAAAAGGGCAATAATTTAAAGTTCAAATGGTAAAATTTGTGAAAGCTACCCTAATGCATTTTAGGGACAAATTATAGTGTCATGACAAATCTAACCCATGTTGCATTGGATGCTTGTTTATAAAGAAGAAGCCAACCAGCCTAATCTAGTGTGCTAAGGTGGGAAGTTGAAGTAGTCCCATAAACAAGAAAGGGGCTCAAATAGAGTAGAACAAATATAGAGCATTCATGTAGTAAACCCCAACTAGTTTGGATTGAAGACATAATTGAAAACAAGGTACAACAAATAACTTGTTAATCCAGTTGCTATTTACTCAGTACAAGTGATTCAATACAGTCATTGTAACATACTCTGTTTTAATAACTTGTATTAATTCAGATTACACACAGAGCCTAACAAACTGACGAAATCTACAAAAGCCAAATGTATaatgtaaaagttttatatACCTTTCCGGAGCCAGCCATGGAGACGACGGGTCTGCAACCTTTGTGAGAGTCAACATTTTGGAAAAAAGAGTGAGTATTGTCAAGCTTGAAATTAGAAGATGGACGGAGACCAGAAAAGTGTGGTGGAGAGGAAAAGGAAATGGCGGATTTTGGACCAGAAAGTTGAGAAGCTAAAGAAGTTGCCATTTCCGAAACACAAGATATTTGTAATGGCCACCTTTCACTTATCTATCTGCTACAAACTGCTGTTACTATTCAGAACATCTATATGTGATTGTTTGCCCGTTCACTTTTACTTATTCACTATTTTAATATTAACTCACTTATTCTCATGTACACGTAGAGAGAATATAATAATCAGAACATTATTAATATGCATGTAAAGCTTGGTGCAGAGTTTGTGGTATGTGGTGGATGGATaaggttaaaaaaataaaaatgattctaAGAGAGTGGAAGGATATGTCATTTTCTGTATATGTTGAGGCCATAAATTGATGGCTGATTTAATCTCCTTTTCAAGAACAATAATATGTTTTGGCAGGGACAGGATAACATTGAACTTCTTCCTCTGAAGTAGCAGTGGTGGAAATTATTTCTAGTGAAAAGATACTCTCAAGTCTTATCCATCACTTGAACCATTCGAACCACACCAATTTTCCCACACAAAAATAGGAAACTAGGGATGGAAATTGATagacaatttaaatttaatactaCTCCTTTCCACTTGTTTTTGCTACATTGCTACTAAAATCAATCTGTGCATTAGTGCTCTAACAAAACAGCTCAATAAGAAAAAGAGATTGAACAAAAGATGTGTGTCTATGGTTGTACTTTGAATATAAATACTCTCTCCATATATAAACTTGCATTGTGTGGCAACTTCTCCTAGAGCTAATTCTATATAAACTACAAATAATTTATACTAAAACATTGATATTGAAAATCTACAGTTACACAAAAACGGAAAAAAgagaatttcttttttcaaacttAAGAAATTTGTTTAGAAGACTATTgcaaaagaataaataagaaaacGTATAAACAGGGTGGGACGAGGTAAGGCTGGGCTCAACGTGATAGAAcatgtcaattattttttaaaaatgctaAATAGGATTGGATAGGACTGATCAAATCTAAGCAAGTTATTTGTCCCGCCCTTACCAGCCCTATTGCCATCCCTAAACTCAAACAATCGTACTATCAATACACAACGAAGAGCTTAGTTATGGGTTGAACCACTAATGTTCTTAATCCATCTAGGATGGAATTTTTATATAGCGAAATTGAGCTAAGTAAATAACTTAAAAGCCTTGCATGAAGGCATTTGATTTGTGTCAAACAACTTTTTGTATGTAAAAAAAGTAGAAATTAAACATTATcgatttttttatcaaaataatttattatttaaatcaatttataatcgtaatatatttttttaaaattttacaaaactagtataaacatTGTTAATAATGACATATTAGGCCATGTTTTAATTTCTGCTAAGCAACGGATCAAAACTGACAGAACTGACGTTAAAGTTGGAATACGTTACAAAAGTAACGTTTTAGTGTTTAAGTAGAGATACATTACCGCCGCTAATGTTTTAGAAGTATTATACTGAAACCCAGTCGTTTTGATCCTTCTATCTTAAACCCAATTTACTGTACTTCCTCACCTTACCCTATACccaatttcaattcaatatttcTTCCCCTTGCTACAGAAAATATATGCACAACGCTGTTTTCATTCTCGCCGTTAGTGTTACTGATTCACAATATCTCAGTTGCATAAGTATTTCGAGGTAATtgcttaatttaaaatttggtttttttttatgaaggaattgaattatattgaaTCGTAAGTAGGATTCTATCTTGTATAAATTGAAGAACCCATTAACCAACCCATGAAATTGGATTCCAACATAAGTTGTTACCtggttatttattttgtttaattcgATTTAAGAATTTCTTTTATGACCACTAGACTCGAAATTGTTATTTGAAGCTGTAGCAATTGTATATATTGTTGAGGAATTGACAATTTGCATAGCAGTGCATTGAAGAGAAGAGCTATAGTTACTGTTACATGGCATTGTGGAATAGTATATGTTTGTTAGCTACTTACATAACAGAATTAGTTTGTAAGGATAAATTGTGTGAGCTCATTAGTTGGTTAGCTTTGATTATTGTAACTAGCACTTTAGTCATTTATATAAATAGCCCAGTGTATTGTCACGACCCGCCAGATACCCCGGCAGATCGCGACCCGTCCAGGCAGCCAGCAGCAGGCGCAAGGGGCAGACTGCCCAAGCAGGCCAGCAGGCAAGGGGGCAGGCAGCAGTTGGAGGGGCAGCCGTTACAACAGTTTCGGCAGTTTCAGCCGTTTCAGCTGTTACAGCCGTTACAGCCGTTACAGCTGTTACAGCAATTAATGGGCGGCAGTTTCAAGCCTTGGGGAGGCTTGGCAAAACGTGGGGCAGACTAGTCAAGGCTAGGAGTCCATTTTTGGAAGACTTAGAAGCATGTCTTGNNNNNNNNNNNNNNNNNNNNNNNNNNNNNNNNNNNNNNNNNNNNNNNNNNNNNNNNNNNNNNNNNNNNNNNNNNNNNNNNNNNNNNNNNNNNNNNNNNNNNNNNNNNNNNNNNNNNNNNNNNNNNNNNNNNNNNNNNNNNNNNNNNNNNNNNNNNNNNNNNNNNNNNNNNNNNNNNNNNNNNNNNNNNNNNNNNNNNNNNNNNNNNNNNNNNNNNNNNNNNNNNNNNNNNNNNNNNNNNNNNNNNNNNNNNNNNNNNNNNNNNNNNNNNNNNNNNNNNNNNNNNNNNNNNNNNNNNNNNNNNNNNNNNNNNNNNNNNNNNNNNNNNNNNNNNNNNNNNNNNNNNNNNNNNNNNNNNNNNNNNNNNNNNNNNNNNNNNNNNNNNNNNNNNNNNNNNNNNNNNNNNNNNNNNNNNNNNNNNNNNNNNNNNNNNNNNNNNNNNNNNNNNNNNNNNNNNNNNNNNNNNNNNNNNNNNNNNNNNNNNNNNNNNNNNNNNNNNNNNNNNNNNNNNNNNNNNNNNNNNNNNNNNNNNNNNNNNNNNNNNNNNNNNNNNNNNNNNNNNNNNNNNNNNNNNNNNNNNNNNNNNNNNNNNNNNNNNNNNNNNNNNNNNNNNNNNNNNNNNNNNNNNNNNNNNNNNNNNNNNNNNNNNNNNNNNNNNNNNNNNNNNNNNNNNNNNNNNNNNNNNNNNNNNNNNNNNNNNNNNNNNNNNNNNNNNNNNNNNNNNNNNNNNNNNNNNNNNNNNNNNNNNNNNNNNNNNNNNNNNNNNNNNNNNNNNNNNNNNNNNNNNNNNNNNNNNNNNNNNNNNNNNNNNNNNNNNNNNNNNNNNNNNNNNNNNNNNNNNNNNNNNNNNNNNNNNNNNNNNNNNNNNNNNNNNNNNNNNNNNNNNNNNNNNNNNNNNNNNNNNNNNNNNNNNNNNNNNNNNNNNNNNNNNNNNNNNNNNNNNNNNNNNNNNNNNNNNNNNNNNNNNNNNNNNNNNNNNNNNNNNNNNNNNNNNNNNNNNNNNNNNNNNNNNNNNNNNNNNNNNNNNNNNNNNNNNNNNNNNNNNNNNNNNNNNNNNNNNNNNNNNNNNNNNNNNNNNNNNNNNNNNNNNNNNNNNNNNNNNNNNNNNNNNNNNNNNNNNNNNNNNNNNNNNNNNNNNNNNNNNNNNNNNNNNNNNNNNNNNNNNNNNNNNNNNNNNNNNNNNNNNNNNNNNNNNNNNNNNNNNNNNNNNNNNNNNNNNNNNNNNNNNNNNNNNNNNNNNNNNNNNNNNNNNNNNNNNNNNNNNNNNNNNNNNNNNNNNNNNNNNNNNNNNNNNNNNNNNNNNNNNNNNNNNNNNNNNNNNNNNNNNNNNNNNNNNNNNNNNNNNNNNNNNNNNNNNNNNNNNNNNNNNNNNNNNNNNNNNNNNNNNNNNNNNNNNNNNNNNNNNNNNNNNNNNNNNNNNNNNNNNNNNNNNNNNNNNNNNNNNNNNNNNNNNNNNNNNNNNNNNNNNNNNNNNNNNNNNNNNNNNNNNNNNNNNNNNNNNNNNNNNNNNNNNNNNNNNNNNNNNNNNNNNNNNNNNNNNNNNNNNNNNNNNNNNNNNNNNNNNNNNNNNNNNNNNNNNNNNNNNNNNNNNNNNNNNNNNNNNNNNNNNNNNNNNNNNNNNNNNNNNNNNNNNNNNNNNNNNNNNNNNNNNNNNNNNNNNNNNNNNNNNNNNNNNNNNNNNNNNNNNNNNNNNNNNNNNNNNNNNNNNNNNNNNNNNNNNNNNNNNNNNNNNNNNNNNNNNNNNNNNNNNNNNNNNNNNNNNNNNNNNNNNNNNNNNNNNNNNNNNNNNNNNNNNNNNNNNNNNNNNNNNNNNNNNNNNNNNNNNNNNNNNNNNNNNNNNNNNNNNNNNNNNNNNNNNNNNNNNNNNNNNNNNNNNNNNNNNNNNNNNNNNNNNNNNNNNNNNNNNNNNNNNNNNNNNNNNNNNNNNNNNNNNNNNNNNNNNNNNNNNNNNNNNNNNNNNNNNNNNNNNNNNNNNNNNNNNNNNNNNNNNNNNNNNNNNNNNNNNNNNNNNNNNNNNNNNNNNNNNNNNNNNNNNNNNNNNNNNNNNNNNNNNNNNNNNNNNNNNNNNNNNNNNNNNNNNNNNNNNNNNNNNNNNNNNNNNNNNNNNNNNNNNNNNNNNNNNNNNNNNNNNNNNNNNNNNNNNNNNNNNNNNNNNNNNNNNNNNNNNNNNNNNNNNNNNNNNNNNNNNNNNNNNNNNNNNNNNNNNNNNNNNNNNNNNNNNNNNNNNNNNNNNNNNNNNNNNNNNNNNNNNNNNNNNNNNNNNNNNNNNNNNNNNNNNNNNNNNNNNNNNNNNNNNNNNNNNNNNNNNNNNNNNNNNNNNNNNNNNNNNNNNNNNNNNNNNNNNNNNNNNNNNNNNNNNNNNNNNNNNNNNNNNNNNNNNNNNNNNNNNNNNNNNNNNNNNNNNNNNNNNNNNNNNNNNNNNNNNNNNNNNNNNNNNNNNNNNNNNNNNNNNNNNNNNNNNNNNNNNNNNNNNNNNNNNNNNNNNNNNNNNNNNNNNNNNNNNNNNNNNNNNNNNNNNNNNNNNNNNNNNNNNNNNNNNNNNNNNNNNNNNNNNNNNNNNNNNNNNNNNNNNNNNNNNNNNNNNNNNNNNNNNNNNNNNNNNNNNNNNNNNNNNNNNNNNNNNNNNNNNNNNNNNNNNNNNNNNNNNNNNNNNNNNNNNNNNNNNNNNNNNNNNNNNNNNNNNNNNNNNNNNNNNNNNNNNNNNNNNNNNNNNNNNNNNNNNNNNNNNNNNNNNNNNNNNNNNNNNNNNNNNNNNNNNNNNNNNNNNNNNNNNNNNNNNNNNNNNNNNNNNNNNNNNNNNNNNNNNNNNNNNNNNNNNNNNNNNNNNNNNNNNNNNNNNNNNNNNNNNNNNNNNNNNNNNNNNNNNNNNNNNNNNNNNNNNNNNNNNNNNNNNNNNNNNNNNNNNNNNNNNNNNNNNNNNNNNNNNNNNNNNNNNNNNNNNNNNNNNNNNNNNNNNNNNNNNNNNNNNNNNNNNNNNNNNNNNNNNNNNNNNNNNNNNNNNNNNNNNNNNNNNNNNNNNNNNNNNNNNNNNNNNNNNNNNNNNNNNNNNNNNNNNNNNNNNNNNNNNNNNNNNNNNNNNNNNNNNNNNNNNNNNNNNNNNNNNNNNNNNNNNNNNNNNNNNNNNNNNNNNNNNNNNNNNNNNNNNNNNNNNNNNNNNNNNNNNNNNNNNNNNNNNNNNNNNNNNNNNNNNNNNNNNNNNNNNNNNNNNNNNNNNNNNNNNNNNNNNNNNNNNNNNNNNNNNNNNNNNNNNNNNNNNNNNNNNNNNNNNNNNNNNNNNNNNNNNNNNNNNNNNNNNNNNNNNNNNNNNNNNNNNNNNNNNNNNNNNNNNNNNNNNNNNNNNNNNNNNNNNNNNNNNNNNNNNNNNNNNNNNNNNNNNNNNNNNNNNNNNNNNNNNNNNNNNNNNNNNNNNNNNNNNNNNNNNNNNNNNNNNNNNNNNNNNNNNNNNNNNNNNNNNNNNNNNNNNNNNNNNNNNNNNNNNNNNNNNNNNNNNNNNNNNNNNNNNNNNNNNNNNNNNNNNNTAGTGTCACGACCCGCCAGATACCCCGGCAGATCGCGACCCGTCCAGGCAGCCAGCAGCAGGCGCAAGGGGCAGACTGCCCAAGCAGGCCAGCAGGCAAGGGGGCAGGCAGCAGTTGGAGGGGCAGCCGTTACAACAGTTTCGGCAGTTTCAGCCGTTTCAGCTGTTACAGCCGTTACAGCCGTTACAGCTGTTACAGCAATTAATGGGCGGCAGTTTCAAGCCTTGGGGAGGCTTGGCAAAACGTGGGGCAGACTAGTCAAGGCTAGGAGTCCATTTTTGGAAGACTTAGAAGCATGTCTTGTGGGCATGGACTTAGGGGCTTGTATATAGTGTAGCATTTATTTACTCTTAGTGTttagagtagtataaataggtaGTCATTGTATTTGTAATACATCCACCAACATATGAATACAAGTctttcttccaaaattgtcttttgtctttcttcttgatttctctTAGCGATCCAAATTGTGTGAGGCTTACTTGAGTTTGTGAGATACGTGAAAGATTCGTGAGCAAACCgtcaagtgccgcacggagtcttGTCTAGATAGAAAAGTCCGTGACAGTATGGATGTAAACAAACAATGAAAATATCTGAAATAACCATCTATATTCTTCTTTGTAATTCCTCAATTTTGCCTCATCCCTTCAAACAATTTTGATTTCAATTCTTAACctatatcaag
Proteins encoded:
- the LOC107001511 gene encoding uncharacterized protein LOC107001511 produces the protein MHNAVFILAVSVTDSQYLSCISISRYPGRSRPVQAASSRRKGQTAQAGQQARGQAAVGGAAVTTVSAVSAVSAVTAVTAVTAVTAINGRQFQALGRLGKTWGRLVKARSPFLEDLEALSRPARYPGRSRPVQAASSRRKGQTAQAGQQARGQAAVGGAAVTTVSAVSAVSAVTAVTAVTAVTAINGRQFQALGRLGKTWGRLVKARSPFLEDLEACLVGMDLGACI